One part of the Tenacibaculum sp. 190130A14a genome encodes these proteins:
- a CDS encoding LytTR family DNA-binding domain-containing protein translates to MLKTLIVEDERHVRENIKKRVFQDFRNELTIIDEAISVKEGIEKIIRYQPQLVFMDVDLGDGTSFDILSELNEIDFKIIFITGFDSHAIKAIRLGALDYLLKPIDDDEFKEAVNKAINTIEKENTTGSSVNIANHYYREGEHRRIVLKTLDTQHLVSFDDILYCKSEGNYTTFYLFEENIVISKPMKKVEELLDKKRFIKCHQSYIINKAYITKYTNEGFLITKTGAQIPVATRRKEMVLKDLF, encoded by the coding sequence ATGCTAAAAACATTGATAGTTGAAGATGAAAGACATGTAAGGGAAAACATAAAAAAGAGAGTCTTTCAAGATTTTCGCAATGAGTTAACCATAATAGATGAAGCAATTTCTGTTAAAGAAGGGATTGAAAAAATTATAAGGTACCAACCTCAGTTAGTTTTTATGGATGTTGATTTAGGAGATGGTACTAGTTTTGACATTTTATCAGAGTTAAACGAGATTGATTTCAAGATTATTTTTATAACTGGTTTTGACTCTCATGCCATAAAAGCAATTCGTTTGGGAGCATTAGATTATTTATTAAAGCCCATAGATGATGATGAATTTAAGGAGGCTGTAAACAAGGCAATTAATACAATTGAAAAAGAAAACACTACAGGAAGCTCTGTTAATATTGCAAATCATTATTATAGAGAAGGAGAACATCGTAGAATAGTACTGAAAACATTAGATACTCAGCATTTAGTTTCATTTGACGATATACTGTATTGTAAATCAGAAGGAAATTATACAACTTTTTATCTTTTTGAGGAGAATATTGTCATTTCTAAGCCTATGAAGAAAGTGGAAGAATTGCTAGATAAAAAAAGGTTTATAAAGTGTCATCAATCTTATATCATAAATAAAGCCTACATAACTAAGTACACAAATGAAGGCTTTTTAATTACCAAAACAGGAGCTCAAATCCCAGTAGCTACTAGGAGAAAAGAGATGGTTTTAAAAGATTTGTTTTAA
- a CDS encoding histidine kinase gives MKRILLQLLFSFIVFFGCQKRLSNLEEPNLPHYYNTKVYLETDSLNYYLEELENIPKEHLSDSLKAEYSFAKSRFNYSLGKYDEAINILNYVTSFTTDRIKSDREVLFFRALSLVYYRKKNDYLSAEKINEKLLALLKDDDYKNKAFVYQFKHNVKLALEEYEGALAASKLAADYFLKAGDTANHGMSKISNAVLYSTLKNQEKAGDILDNFKFEHKLDSLGKYQLYASKGYYYNKNGFYNKAIVEFDKALFFTKQLKQKNLIKQRLVNNYINLSNSYIGLKKYNIAEQYLDSVYNLGISDIEYDDQRAALKKSLEVSHYRKENLTSVMAKLDSIFKYQDKNYSERIDSELKASKVAFEKEITLEKEKREAEIESFIFERNQYILAVLLLLAIVIGILVLNFYRQRKFKIEQDNFLLHQRLLRSQMNPHFTFNSLSLIKNNIEDDKEKSLKYIQKFSKLLRAIFENSTKNYVPIEDELESLQNYIELQQFRFQGRFNYSIENTINEEDEVLIPPMLLQPFVENAILHAFKKEEVTGNIKIQLELENKFLSCIIDDDGVGIDENGLNKKSSVKLIDEFLKKMTGKGIIIVNKKELNKQDRGTKVLLKIPYKLY, from the coding sequence ATGAAAAGAATACTACTACAACTATTGTTTAGCTTTATTGTGTTTTTCGGATGTCAAAAAAGACTGAGCAATTTAGAAGAACCGAACTTACCACATTACTACAATACGAAAGTTTATTTAGAAACAGATTCATTAAACTACTACTTAGAAGAATTAGAAAATATACCAAAAGAACACTTATCGGATTCATTAAAAGCAGAGTATAGTTTTGCTAAATCAAGGTTTAATTATAGTTTGGGTAAATATGATGAAGCAATCAATATATTAAACTATGTAACGTCATTTACAACAGATAGAATAAAATCAGATAGAGAAGTGTTGTTTTTCCGGGCGTTGTCTCTAGTGTATTATCGTAAAAAGAATGATTATCTGAGTGCAGAAAAAATAAATGAGAAGTTGTTAGCCTTGTTAAAGGATGATGACTATAAAAATAAAGCATTTGTTTATCAATTTAAGCACAACGTAAAGTTAGCTTTAGAAGAATATGAAGGAGCTTTAGCAGCAAGTAAATTGGCTGCAGATTACTTTTTAAAAGCAGGAGATACTGCTAATCATGGTATGTCAAAAATTAGTAATGCTGTTTTATATAGTACTTTAAAAAATCAAGAAAAGGCAGGTGATATATTAGATAATTTTAAGTTTGAACATAAACTAGATTCACTTGGGAAATATCAACTTTATGCTTCTAAAGGCTATTACTATAACAAGAATGGTTTTTATAATAAGGCCATTGTTGAATTTGATAAAGCTTTATTTTTTACAAAACAGTTAAAACAAAAGAATTTAATTAAACAAAGGTTGGTTAATAATTATATTAACCTGTCAAATTCATATATCGGTTTAAAAAAGTACAACATCGCTGAACAATATTTAGATTCTGTATACAATTTAGGAATCAGTGATATTGAGTATGATGATCAACGAGCAGCTCTAAAAAAGAGTTTGGAAGTATCACATTACCGAAAAGAAAATTTGACTTCAGTGATGGCTAAGTTAGATTCAATATTTAAGTATCAGGATAAGAATTATTCAGAAAGGATTGATAGCGAGCTAAAAGCTTCTAAAGTGGCTTTTGAAAAAGAGATTACCTTAGAAAAAGAAAAGAGAGAAGCAGAGATAGAGAGTTTTATTTTTGAAAGAAATCAATACATTTTAGCAGTATTATTGTTATTAGCCATAGTAATAGGAATACTTGTGTTGAATTTTTACAGACAACGTAAGTTTAAAATAGAACAGGATAACTTTTTATTACATCAGCGTTTGTTACGTTCTCAAATGAATCCTCACTTTACATTTAATAGCTTAAGTTTGATAAAGAATAATATTGAAGATGATAAAGAAAAGTCATTAAAGTATATTCAAAAATTTTCTAAGTTGTTAAGGGCTATTTTTGAAAATTCTACAAAAAATTATGTGCCCATAGAAGATGAGTTAGAGTCTTTACAAAACTATATAGAACTGCAACAATTTAGATTTCAAGGAAGGTTTAACTATAGTATAGAGAACACCATAAATGAAGAAGATGAAGTACTAATACCGCCCATGCTGTTGCAGCCTTTTGTTGAAAATGCAATACTTCATGCCTTTAAAAAAGAGGAGGTTACAGGAAATATAAAAATTCAATTAGAGTTAGAAAATAAGTTTCTTAGTTGTATTATTGACGATGATGGAGTTGGAATTGATGAAAATGGTTTGAATAAGAAATCTTCAGTAAAGTTAATTGATGAGTTTTTAAAAAAAATGACAGGAAAAGGAATAATTATTGTTAATAAAAAGGAATTAAACAAACAAGATAGGGGAACAAAGGTGTTATTAAAAATACCTTATAAATTATATTAG
- a CDS encoding vitamin K epoxide reductase family protein, protein MEHSLTNLVQRLLKSNTISFDKDELIFQIQSHPSYPSLHAITGVLDHFNIENVAADVPANKETLVQLPDCFLAQISTDNRKDLVIVQRKGLDYFIYNSENKKEKYTEEEFLQKFTGIIVAVEKTGESVQPEKKSNLIKFIALGLLISLTGFSLYQSSVNLFTLGYFVLSVVGIVTSIAIVKQELGLKTSIGNAFCSGADDKKDCDAVLTSKGAEIIKGYKLSDLSVLYFSGLTLLTLAQISNPAIAYTISLLAIPVTLYSIYYQYAVVKKWCMLCLSIVGVLWLQAAVPLITNTYITEFVPTSFVTFGIVASITWLAWYYIKPLVAEVTELRKEKIEHVKFKRNFTLFDNLLQKSPQLHTQITNSQEIVFGNPNSTLELTIVTNPFCGHCKPVHEHIDEILHRYANNVKIKIRFNINIQDKEGDAVKITSRLIEIYHTQGSEACLKAMDAIYGGEKPEKWLQTYDNCNQKELYIEELERENTWCQDNSINFTPEILVNGRSFPKEYNRTDLIFFIEELEEKHQELVTV, encoded by the coding sequence ATGGAACACTCATTAACAAATCTTGTACAAAGATTATTAAAGAGCAATACAATCTCTTTTGATAAAGACGAATTGATTTTTCAAATACAAAGTCATCCGTCATATCCAAGTTTACATGCTATCACTGGTGTATTAGATCATTTCAATATTGAAAATGTTGCTGCAGATGTTCCTGCTAATAAAGAAACTTTGGTACAATTACCTGACTGTTTCTTAGCTCAAATATCCACAGATAACAGAAAAGATCTTGTTATTGTACAAAGGAAAGGTTTAGACTATTTTATTTACAATTCAGAGAACAAAAAAGAAAAATATACTGAAGAAGAGTTTCTTCAAAAGTTTACAGGAATTATTGTTGCTGTAGAAAAAACAGGTGAGAGTGTTCAACCAGAGAAGAAATCTAATCTTATCAAATTTATAGCTCTTGGTTTGTTAATTAGTTTAACAGGTTTCTCTTTGTATCAAAGTTCAGTTAATTTATTTACACTTGGCTATTTCGTATTATCTGTTGTCGGAATTGTTACAAGTATTGCTATTGTTAAACAAGAATTAGGATTAAAAACATCTATCGGAAATGCCTTTTGTTCAGGAGCAGATGATAAGAAAGATTGTGATGCTGTATTAACCTCTAAAGGAGCAGAAATTATAAAAGGATATAAACTTAGTGATTTAAGTGTGTTATATTTTTCTGGACTTACTCTATTAACGTTAGCACAAATTTCTAATCCTGCCATTGCCTATACCATTAGTTTATTAGCAATTCCAGTTACTTTATATTCTATCTATTATCAATATGCTGTTGTAAAAAAATGGTGTATGTTATGTTTGAGTATTGTAGGGGTTTTATGGTTACAAGCAGCAGTTCCTTTAATTACCAATACGTATATCACTGAATTTGTACCAACCAGCTTTGTTACTTTTGGTATCGTTGCTTCAATAACCTGGTTAGCTTGGTATTATATAAAACCATTAGTAGCAGAAGTAACTGAATTAAGAAAAGAAAAAATAGAACATGTTAAGTTTAAAAGAAACTTTACGTTGTTTGATAATTTATTACAAAAATCACCGCAATTACATACCCAAATAACAAACAGTCAAGAGATTGTTTTTGGAAATCCTAACTCAACTTTAGAGTTAACCATTGTAACCAATCCATTTTGTGGACATTGTAAGCCTGTGCATGAGCATATTGATGAGATTTTACATCGCTATGCAAATAATGTAAAGATCAAAATCAGGTTCAATATCAACATTCAAGACAAAGAAGGTGATGCTGTAAAAATTACTAGTCGTCTTATAGAAATATACCATACCCAAGGAAGTGAGGCTTGTTTAAAAGCTATGGATGCTATTTACGGAGGAGAAAAGCCAGAGAAGTGGTTGCAAACTTATGATAATTGCAATCAAAAAGAATTGTATATCGAAGAATTAGAAAGAGAAAACACTTGGTGTCAAGATAACTCGATTAATTTCACTCCAGAAATATTAGTAAACGGAAGATCATTCCCTAAAGAATACAATAGAACAGACCTAATCTTCTTTATAGAAGAACTAGAAGAAAAACATCAGGAATTAGTTACTGTTTGA
- a CDS encoding peptidase domain-containing ABC transporter has translation MKKFPSYQQTEAKDCGPTCIKIIAKHYGKTINTQQLRKLSETTREGSSLLGLSEAVESIGFKSLGIKLAFNKLKEAPFPCIIHWNKNHYVVLYKIKKDTVYISDPAHGLITFTKEEFIQHWIGNNADENTEEGIALLVEPTPKFYSEEFEEDEKFGFGFIFRYLFKYKKFVVQLIIGLLAGSLLQLILPFLTQSVVDVGIKNQDINFVYLILFAQLFLFIGKASLEIIRSWILLHLSTRINISLISDFFIKLMKLPISYFDVRMTGDLLQRINDHKRIERILTTSSLTVLFSFFNLIIFSFVLAYYSLQIFGVFVLGSVLYFGWVLFFFKKRKELDYKRFSQVSQEQSKVIELINGMQEIKLHNAERRMRWNWEYVQARLFKVATKSLALEQTQSVGSNFINELKNMFITILSAKLVIDGNITLGMMMAISYIVGQLNGPITQLINFMRDVQDAQISVDRLGEIHNMEDEEKPEDEKVTQIPPNAAIKLNNISFRYTGGLEPVLKDLSLEIPANKTTAIVGVSGSGKSTLMKLLLGFYQVDKGDIMINNFNLKNISQKEWRRNCGVVMQEGYIFNDSIAKNIAVGEDYVDKEKLAHAIDVANISDYIESLPLGYNTKIGSEGNGLSTGQKQRLLIARSVYKNPKFLFFDEATSALDANNEKVIMGKLNTFFADKTAVVIAHRLSTVKNAHQIVVLDKGKIIEKGTHQELIKLKGSYYHLVKNQLDLGK, from the coding sequence TTGAAAAAATTTCCATCATATCAACAAACTGAAGCAAAAGATTGTGGTCCAACATGTATCAAGATCATTGCAAAACATTATGGTAAAACAATTAACACACAACAACTACGTAAATTAAGTGAGACCACTAGAGAAGGTAGTAGTTTATTAGGATTAAGTGAGGCTGTTGAATCAATCGGATTCAAATCCTTAGGGATAAAACTAGCGTTTAATAAGCTTAAAGAAGCTCCTTTTCCTTGTATTATCCATTGGAATAAAAATCACTATGTAGTTTTATATAAAATAAAAAAGGATACAGTATACATTTCTGATCCTGCTCATGGGCTCATCACCTTTACCAAAGAAGAATTCATTCAACATTGGATAGGTAACAATGCCGATGAAAACACAGAAGAAGGTATTGCGTTACTTGTTGAACCTACTCCTAAGTTTTACAGCGAGGAGTTTGAAGAAGATGAAAAGTTTGGCTTTGGATTTATTTTCAGATATCTCTTTAAATACAAAAAGTTTGTTGTTCAGTTAATCATTGGGCTATTAGCAGGAAGTTTATTACAATTAATTCTTCCTTTTTTAACCCAAAGTGTGGTAGATGTTGGTATTAAGAATCAAGACATCAACTTTGTGTACTTAATCTTATTTGCACAGTTGTTCTTGTTTATTGGAAAAGCTTCTTTAGAGATTATTAGAAGTTGGATTCTATTACATCTTAGTACAAGAATCAATATTTCTTTGATTTCCGATTTTTTCATCAAGTTAATGAAATTACCTATTTCTTATTTTGATGTGAGAATGACAGGAGATTTATTACAAAGAATCAATGATCATAAACGTATTGAGAGAATCTTAACGACATCCTCTTTAACAGTATTGTTCTCCTTTTTCAATTTAATCATATTCAGTTTTGTACTGGCATACTATAGCTTACAAATATTTGGTGTTTTTGTACTGGGAAGTGTCTTGTATTTCGGTTGGGTACTTTTCTTCTTTAAGAAACGAAAAGAGCTTGATTACAAACGATTCTCTCAAGTAAGTCAAGAACAAAGTAAAGTGATTGAGCTGATCAATGGAATGCAGGAAATAAAACTCCATAATGCCGAAAGACGTATGCGATGGAATTGGGAATATGTACAAGCCAGGTTGTTTAAAGTAGCGACCAAAAGTTTAGCCTTAGAACAAACACAAAGTGTAGGATCTAACTTTATCAACGAACTTAAAAACATGTTCATTACCATACTCTCTGCCAAACTAGTAATTGATGGAAACATCACACTAGGTATGATGATGGCTATTAGTTATATCGTAGGACAATTAAATGGTCCTATTACACAGCTAATCAATTTTATGAGAGATGTACAAGATGCACAAATATCGGTAGACAGGTTAGGAGAAATACACAACATGGAAGATGAGGAAAAACCAGAAGATGAAAAAGTAACACAAATTCCTCCAAATGCAGCCATCAAACTCAACAATATCTCTTTTAGATATACTGGAGGATTAGAACCTGTGTTAAAAGATTTATCTCTTGAAATACCGGCTAATAAGACTACCGCTATTGTAGGAGTTAGTGGTAGTGGAAAGTCTACACTTATGAAACTATTGTTAGGCTTTTACCAAGTAGACAAAGGAGATATTATGATTAACAATTTCAATTTAAAGAATATCTCACAAAAGGAATGGAGAAGAAACTGTGGAGTGGTGATGCAAGAAGGATACATCTTTAATGATTCTATTGCTAAGAACATTGCTGTAGGAGAAGATTATGTAGATAAAGAGAAGCTAGCACATGCTATCGATGTAGCAAACATATCTGATTATATAGAGAGCTTGCCTTTAGGATACAATACCAAGATAGGAAGTGAAGGTAATGGACTAAGTACAGGACAAAAGCAACGTTTACTAATTGCTAGGTCTGTATATAAAAATCCGAAGTTCTTATTCTTTGATGAAGCTACCAGTGCTTTAGATGCCAATAATGAAAAGGTAATTATGGGAAAACTGAATACCTTTTTTGCAGATAAAACTGCAGTGGTGATTGCCCATAGGTTGAGTACGGTAAAAAATGCACATCAAATTGTGGTATTGGACAAAGGAAAGATCATTGAAAAAGGAACTCATCAAGAGTTAATCAAATTAAAAGGAAGTTATTATCACCTAGTAAAAAACCAATTAGACCTAGGTAAATAA